A single region of the Actinoplanes sp. SE50/110 genome encodes:
- a CDS encoding amidohydrolase produces the protein MSADLVLTNGRVFTADPARGPATTVAVRAGRVVAVGADDVRELTGPATTTVDLAGRLLLPGFQDAHVHAVMGGVELGQCDLTGAPDLDACLRRIRDHADAHPELPWITGGGWAMEVFPGGVPDREPLDRVVPDRPVYLINRDHHGAWVNSRALALAGIDAATPDPADGRIDRRPGGAPAGGLQEGAMQLVARLLPAVTPAERLAGLLRAQTLLHSLGITAWQDAMLCATNGYPDVSDAYLAAATTGQLTATVVGALWWDRDRGAEQIPELLANRDRHTVGRLRCDSVKLMLDGVAENFTAAMTSPYRDSCGRTTANTGLSFIDPAALRSHVTELDAHGFQVHFHALGDRAVREALDAVEAARTANGFRDTRPHLAHLQVVHPDDIPRFRALGAAANLQPFWASHEPQMDDLTIPFLDPALAARQYPFGDLQRAGVHLACGSDWPVSTPDPLQGIHVAVNRVHHGAGHPPFLPDQRLDLATALTAYTAGAAFVNRLDDTGVIRAGARADLVVLDRDPFAGRPEEIGAASVAMTFIDGRLVHAAGRK, from the coding sequence ATGTCCGCGGATCTGGTCCTCACCAACGGTCGCGTCTTCACCGCCGACCCGGCGCGCGGTCCGGCCACCACGGTCGCGGTCCGCGCCGGGCGGGTGGTGGCGGTCGGCGCCGACGACGTGCGCGAGCTGACCGGGCCCGCCACCACGACGGTCGACCTGGCCGGGCGGCTCCTGCTGCCCGGCTTCCAGGACGCGCACGTGCACGCCGTGATGGGCGGCGTCGAGCTCGGCCAGTGCGACCTGACCGGCGCCCCCGACCTCGACGCCTGCCTGCGGCGCATCCGGGATCATGCCGACGCCCACCCGGAGCTGCCCTGGATCACCGGCGGCGGCTGGGCCATGGAGGTCTTCCCCGGCGGCGTCCCCGACCGCGAGCCGCTCGATCGGGTCGTGCCCGACCGGCCGGTCTACCTGATCAACCGCGACCACCACGGCGCCTGGGTCAACAGCCGCGCCCTGGCGCTCGCCGGCATCGACGCCGCCACCCCCGATCCGGCCGACGGGCGCATCGACCGGCGCCCCGGCGGCGCCCCCGCCGGCGGCCTGCAGGAGGGCGCCATGCAGCTGGTCGCCCGGCTGCTGCCCGCGGTCACCCCGGCCGAGCGGCTGGCCGGTCTGCTGCGCGCCCAGACCCTGCTGCACTCGCTCGGCATCACCGCCTGGCAGGACGCGATGCTCTGCGCCACCAACGGCTACCCGGACGTCTCCGACGCCTATCTCGCCGCCGCCACCACCGGGCAGCTCACCGCCACCGTCGTCGGCGCCCTGTGGTGGGACCGCGACCGCGGCGCCGAGCAGATCCCCGAACTGCTCGCCAACCGCGACCGGCACACCGTCGGCCGGCTGCGCTGCGACAGCGTGAAACTGATGCTCGACGGCGTCGCGGAGAACTTCACCGCCGCGATGACCAGCCCCTACCGCGACTCCTGCGGCCGCACCACCGCGAACACCGGCCTGTCCTTCATCGACCCGGCCGCCCTGCGATCCCATGTCACCGAGCTCGACGCGCACGGCTTCCAGGTCCACTTCCACGCCCTCGGCGACCGCGCCGTCCGCGAGGCCCTCGACGCCGTCGAGGCGGCCCGCACGGCGAACGGTTTCCGCGACACCCGCCCGCATCTCGCCCACCTGCAGGTGGTGCACCCGGACGACATCCCGCGTTTCCGGGCGCTGGGCGCCGCGGCCAACCTGCAGCCGTTCTGGGCGTCGCACGAGCCGCAGATGGACGACCTGACCATCCCGTTCCTCGACCCGGCGCTGGCCGCCCGGCAGTATCCGTTCGGCGACCTGCAGCGAGCAGGGGTCCACCTGGCCTGCGGCAGCGACTGGCCGGTGAGCACGCCGGACCCGCTGCAGGGCATCCACGTGGCGGTCAACCGGGTGCATCACGGGGCGGGCCATCCACCGTTCCTGCCGGACCAGCGGCTCGACCTCGCGACCGCGCTGACCGCCTACACCGCCGGGGCCGCCTTCGTGAACCGTCTCGACGACACCGGGGTCATCCGGGCCGGCGCCCGGGCCGATCTGGTGGTCCTCGACCGCGACCCGTTCGCGGGTCGACCGGAGGAGATCGGCGCGGCCTCGGTCGCCATGACCTTCATCGACGGACGGCTTGTCCACGCCGCCGGACGGAAATGA
- a CDS encoding laminin G domain-containing protein: MRRLATLLTATTLLAGTPTAAHAAAPVTLAYWPMNEPAGATRMSDSSGNGLDGQIGDEVGVDTAVNGATGYRFDRLEPDTPPPHPGHLVVVSSGGLLNPGVRDFAVTMRLRTVNHFGNIIQKGQSTTTGGNFKLQIPNGHVQCSFRGDRGVLEADAPDAINDGAWHVITCVRVSSGVALAIDGRRVAGRQGWTGAISNNWPLTIGGKLDCDQRAVGCDYFAGDLDYVTIETD, translated from the coding sequence ATGCGACGCCTCGCCACGCTGCTCACCGCGACAACCCTGCTAGCCGGAACGCCTACGGCGGCACACGCCGCGGCTCCGGTCACCCTCGCCTACTGGCCGATGAACGAGCCGGCCGGCGCCACCCGGATGTCCGACAGCAGTGGAAACGGACTGGACGGACAGATCGGCGACGAGGTCGGCGTCGACACCGCCGTGAACGGGGCCACCGGCTACCGGTTCGACCGCCTCGAACCCGACACCCCGCCACCCCACCCGGGCCACCTGGTCGTGGTGTCCAGCGGCGGCCTCCTCAATCCCGGCGTGCGGGATTTCGCCGTCACCATGCGGCTGCGGACCGTCAACCACTTCGGCAACATCATCCAGAAAGGCCAGTCCACCACCACCGGCGGCAACTTCAAACTGCAGATCCCCAACGGCCACGTGCAATGCTCGTTCCGCGGCGACCGCGGCGTCCTCGAGGCCGACGCCCCCGACGCCATCAACGACGGCGCCTGGCACGTGATCACCTGCGTCCGGGTGAGCAGCGGCGTCGCCCTCGCCATCGACGGCCGGCGGGTGGCCGGGCGGCAAGGCTGGACCGGCGCCATCAGCAACAACTGGCCACTGACCATCGGCGGGAAACTCGACTGCGACCAGCGGGCGGTGGGCTGCGACTACTTCGCCGGCGACCTCGACTACGTCACCATCGAGACCGACTGA
- a CDS encoding Major vault protein yields the protein MLLNGTDGETSEHKVIAPNPGLPNQALQVLALAQRTAEEHVASAQHHADKIRTDALAAAEQIARDAQSHAGTVRQEADRVLAEARAAAETMAREAQARAEEARRAADKIVTDARQRAEQIGADALHGAEQLKLQAQQRYDDVVGSLGAKREALQQQIEALENFDREYRGRLTQFMQGQLRALWADAPQVTAEVIEEEPIAEEIEAAPRRGHHAHQPEADAEADEDR from the coding sequence GTGCTTCTCAACGGGACTGACGGTGAGACCTCGGAGCACAAGGTGATCGCGCCCAACCCGGGCCTGCCGAACCAGGCGCTGCAGGTCCTCGCCCTGGCGCAGCGCACCGCCGAGGAGCACGTGGCGAGCGCGCAGCACCACGCGGACAAGATCCGCACGGACGCCCTGGCGGCGGCAGAGCAGATCGCCCGGGACGCGCAGTCGCACGCCGGCACCGTGCGGCAGGAGGCCGATCGGGTGCTCGCCGAGGCCCGCGCCGCCGCCGAGACCATGGCGCGGGAGGCCCAGGCGCGCGCCGAGGAGGCCCGCCGCGCCGCCGACAAGATCGTCACGGATGCCCGGCAGCGCGCCGAGCAGATCGGCGCGGACGCCCTGCACGGCGCCGAGCAGTTGAAGCTGCAGGCCCAGCAGCGCTACGACGACGTGGTCGGCAGCCTGGGCGCCAAGCGCGAGGCGCTGCAGCAGCAGATCGAGGCCCTGGAGAACTTTGACCGGGAGTACCGCGGCCGCCTCACCCAGTTCATGCAGGGCCAGCTGCGCGCGCTCTGGGCGGACGCCCCGCAGGTCACCGCCGAGGTGATCGAGGAGGAGCCGATCGCCGAGGAGATCGAGGCCGCCCCGCGTCGCGGGCACCACGCGCACCAGCCGGAGGCCGACGCCGAGGCCGACGAGGACCGCTGA
- the araA gene encoding L-arabinose isomerase, translated as MSNGEIWFLTGSQGLYGPETLEQVASQSREIAAQLDAQLDADVVWQPVLTSAEQILDVCRRASSTPGVLGVITWMHTFSPAKMWIAGLDALRAPLLHLHTQHNVALPWSEIDMDFMNLNQAAHGDREFGFIEARLGVPRKTVAGHVSNPAVTARIATWVRAARGYSAMRSLKLARFGDNMRDVAVTEGDKVEAQLRFGVSVNTYGVNDLVAVVDQVTDAEIDKLVDEYADVYEIAAELKNERAESLRYGARIEAGLRQFLTEGGFQAFTTNFEDLGGLRQLPGLAVQRLMADGYGFGGEGDWKTSVLVHTLKAMVPGGATSFMEDYTYDLTPGNEVILGAHMLEVCPSIAAGKPKLEIHPLGIGGREDPVRLVFDAAPGKAIVLGLADLGERFRLVANEIEVVAPTEPLPKLPVARAVWKPAPSLSTSAECWLTAGGPHHTVLSASVGAEELADLADMVGTELLLIDEDTTTRQFTNQVRWNQAYHRLARGFGR; from the coding sequence ATGAGCAACGGGGAAATCTGGTTCCTGACCGGCAGCCAGGGGCTGTACGGCCCGGAGACGCTGGAGCAGGTGGCGAGCCAGTCCCGGGAGATCGCCGCGCAGCTGGACGCGCAGCTCGACGCGGACGTGGTCTGGCAGCCGGTGCTGACCAGTGCCGAGCAGATCCTGGACGTCTGCCGGCGGGCCTCGTCGACGCCGGGCGTGCTCGGCGTGATCACCTGGATGCACACGTTCTCCCCGGCCAAGATGTGGATCGCCGGCCTGGACGCGCTGCGCGCCCCGCTGCTGCACCTGCACACCCAGCACAACGTGGCGCTGCCCTGGTCCGAGATCGACATGGACTTCATGAACCTCAACCAGGCCGCACACGGCGACCGGGAGTTCGGGTTCATCGAGGCCCGGCTCGGGGTGCCGCGCAAGACGGTGGCCGGGCACGTCAGCAACCCGGCCGTGACGGCCCGGATCGCCACCTGGGTGCGGGCCGCGCGCGGCTACTCGGCGATGCGGTCGCTGAAGCTGGCCCGGTTCGGCGACAACATGCGCGACGTGGCGGTGACCGAGGGGGACAAGGTCGAGGCGCAGCTGCGCTTCGGCGTCTCGGTCAACACCTACGGCGTCAACGACCTGGTCGCGGTCGTCGACCAGGTGACCGACGCGGAGATCGACAAGCTGGTCGACGAGTACGCCGACGTCTACGAAATCGCCGCCGAGTTGAAGAACGAGCGGGCGGAGTCGCTGCGCTACGGGGCCCGGATCGAGGCCGGTCTCCGGCAGTTCCTCACCGAGGGCGGTTTCCAGGCCTTCACCACCAACTTCGAGGACCTCGGCGGTCTGCGGCAGCTGCCCGGCCTGGCCGTGCAGCGGCTGATGGCCGACGGCTACGGCTTCGGCGGCGAGGGCGACTGGAAGACCTCGGTGCTGGTGCACACGCTCAAGGCGATGGTCCCGGGTGGCGCCACCTCCTTCATGGAGGACTACACCTACGACCTGACCCCGGGCAACGAGGTCATCCTCGGCGCGCACATGCTGGAGGTGTGCCCGTCGATCGCGGCCGGCAAGCCGAAGCTGGAGATCCACCCGCTCGGGATCGGCGGCCGCGAGGACCCCGTACGCCTGGTCTTCGACGCCGCCCCGGGTAAAGCGATCGTGCTCGGTCTCGCGGACCTGGGGGAGCGGTTCCGCCTGGTCGCCAACGAGATCGAGGTGGTCGCGCCGACCGAGCCGCTGCCGAAGCTGCCGGTCGCCCGGGCGGTCTGGAAGCCGGCGCCGTCGCTGTCCACCTCGGCCGAGTGCTGGCTGACCGCCGGCGGTCCGCACCACACCGTGCTGTCCGCCTCGGTCGGCGCCGAGGAACTGGCCGACCTGGCCGACATGGTCGGCACCGAACTGCTGCTGATCGACGAGGACACGACGACCCGGCAGTTCACCAACCAGGTGCGCTGGAACCAGGCGTACCACCGTCTGGCCCGCGGTTTCGGCCGCTGA
- the yjfF gene encoding galactofuranose ABC transporter, permease protein YjfF, with protein MKTTIDATPEVAQNAPVNPRRRVYRPNAKYIPILATLVLLLAMYIGGLVNLEHFDDPRVVVNLFRDNAVLLVVAVGMTFVMLTGGIDLSVGAVISLTTTLTATLLKGGWPPLLVLPLVLVLGALLGAGMGAAIHYFKVEPFIATLAGLFFARGLALYINQESIPIRDKLWVTLSDLRIPLFDDVKTTLIAVVALAVVLIAAGVLAWTRFGRNVYAIGGSADSALLMGLPVARTRVLVYTISGFCAALGGVLYTINSTSGHALQGAGTELDAIAACVIGGVLLTGGSGYVLGTLLGVMVFGLISTIINFQGDLNSAWTRIVVGVLLFGFIVLQRLVTRRAR; from the coding sequence ATGAAAACCACGATCGACGCGACGCCGGAGGTCGCGCAGAACGCTCCGGTCAACCCGAGGCGCCGCGTCTACCGGCCGAACGCCAAGTACATCCCGATCCTCGCCACCCTGGTCCTGCTGCTCGCCATGTACATCGGCGGCCTGGTGAACCTGGAGCACTTCGACGACCCCCGGGTCGTGGTCAACCTGTTCCGCGACAACGCGGTGCTGCTGGTGGTCGCGGTCGGGATGACCTTCGTGATGCTCACCGGCGGCATCGACCTGTCGGTCGGCGCGGTCATCTCGCTGACCACCACGCTGACCGCCACCCTGCTCAAGGGCGGGTGGCCGCCGTTGCTGGTGCTGCCGCTGGTGCTGGTGCTGGGCGCGCTGCTCGGCGCCGGGATGGGCGCGGCCATCCACTACTTCAAGGTGGAGCCGTTCATCGCCACGCTGGCCGGACTGTTCTTCGCCCGGGGGCTGGCGCTCTACATCAACCAGGAGTCCATCCCGATCCGGGACAAACTCTGGGTGACCCTTTCCGACCTGCGGATCCCGCTCTTCGATGACGTCAAGACCACGCTGATCGCGGTGGTGGCGCTGGCGGTCGTGCTGATCGCGGCCGGCGTGCTGGCCTGGACCCGGTTCGGCCGCAACGTCTACGCGATCGGCGGCAGCGCCGACTCGGCGCTGCTGATGGGCCTGCCGGTGGCCCGCACCCGGGTGCTGGTCTACACGATCAGCGGGTTCTGCGCCGCGCTCGGCGGCGTGTTGTACACGATCAACTCCACCTCGGGGCACGCGCTGCAGGGCGCCGGCACCGAGCTGGACGCGATCGCCGCCTGCGTGATCGGTGGAGTGCTGCTCACCGGCGGCTCCGGTTACGTCCTGGGCACCCTGCTCGGCGTGATGGTCTTCGGCCTGATCTCGACCATCATCAACTTCCAGGGTGACCTGAACTCGGCGTGGACCCGGATCGTCGTCGGCGTCCTGCTCTTCGGCTTCATTGTTCTGCAGCGACTGGTGACACGGAGGGCTCGATGA